The genomic segment TGAGTTTTCTTCTTCCTATACGGACTAAAAATAAATCTCCTGTGTGCCAATACAAAATAATGCTGACTGTCTCCTCTCTTAACTGTGTCGTAGGAGTGGTGGCAGGGAgcaatttttggtatttttttccacatccTTACCTGGTGGTTGTAATTTTGGTTCTAAATGTTACAAGTGAGCGCAGCGCTGTTGTCTACATGTAGTTATTTGATCATGATCAAAAGGCGACGTCTATGCAATGGGTTTAATGCTTGTTTGTGTCTTAAAGCTGTGTGTTGTTATCTAGATTATAATTCTCTATGAAGATCTATGACGCCATGGTGGTAATATTCTTACTGTGGTGGTCTACCACTCctgaataaatacatgtagaGGAGACACTGATGCTGCAGAGAGGCAGCCGTGTGCACATCCTATTCTCCATTTTGGTGCATGATGAAACAACAAGTGGAAAGAGAGTATTGACACGCTCAGTTAAAGctccacaaattaaaaaaaaaaaagaatgtaaacTATTTTTTCAGTCCATTGAAGTCCTGAGAGCTTTGACCCAGTGTCAGACTAAAAGTGGCAACTGTACTACtatcattaaaatgaaaagccTCTGGTGGCTCGTCCACACATTGGTGGTACTATAATAACACAGTCTACCTGCCAGGCTCCATCTCTCCGGGTGGGCAAGTTGCAAGATCCTTCTGACATCCTCCAGGGGGACCGTGGTCGGTGTCTGGCCTTCCTCCGTGTCCGTCTGGGTCTTCACCGATTCGGCTGGTGTCGGTGTGGAGGCGGCTGAAGAGCTGGCAAAGgcaacaggtgtgtgtgtaaatgtccTTGCTCGGCCTGTCGTCGAGTGTGGACAGACTATAGAGAGACCTCCGAGCGGACTGCAGGGCAGGACAGACACGGTGGCTCCgggtgaggagagagggaaggcaGGAGTCGGCTGGACGGATGGTCTGACCCCGGTAGACTGCCTCTTCCTCCGGAGGGCGGCTGAGAGGCTCAGCCGGTGATCCAGCCACAACAACCtcggttgtgttagcttgaatTTGGACAAGTGCACTCCGTGAGTGCACCTTGACATGCGAATTAAAAGCCGCATCGTAGCTGAAGACAGTTAGTTGCTAAGTTTGACACAAGATGAGAGAGTAAAAATATCCCTTAGCTGGGTTCAGTTAGTGACACTGTCGAGGTGATTCCGGTTGAGTTGAGTCCACTCGGTGAAACATGTTAGCCCCCAGTCGAGAGGTCGACGCACCACATCCACAGCAGAACAGTTTCAGAGATCCTTCCCGCTACATTGTTGAGTTTAGACcgttattgtgtgttttatctgcGCCTGACAGCCGCCGTCACCCAGTTTATCTCTTATCAATGAACGGCTACCGACACCCCGCCTGTCACTGTCATCTGTCGCTGAATATTTGGTTGGCAAGCGGGTGTAGTCGAAATGCGAGCTGCCGTAGGCCGACTAACATCAAAATCCACTCCGAGATATGACCGTAATTCCCCTGGAAATGGTCTAAAAGGGTGGAAACAGGAAAGGTGACCCTGGTTTGGCTTGCAGGTACACAGACACACGATTCCTCCTCTTCGACGGGGGAATTCAATGGCTGATCATGTAAGCAAACTTTCCCAGGCATAACCAAACCAACCCAGAACGCCAATGCAGTCGATAGTTAACACCTGGTGTTTTGTAAATGAGTTTGAAAGGTTCCCCAAAACAAAATGCGTCATCAAATTTgtaaacaaagaacaaacagcTAATGGTGTTTCTATTTAGTTCATACAGACGTACACATGCTgcctgaaaataatgacacacatGATATTAGCTGAGCTATTTGATCGACAAACAGCTATTTCTCATGGAAATGCGTTTTCGTttcttttgaaatcaaatgaATGCATTATCGCCCGGTAAAAATCAGTTAGACGTAATATTGTACTAACATCTGTGTTGAATGAAGGCGAAAAGTGAATATTTGGCTGATAGCCGAGCAAACAGTTGGGCGACATCGACCATCGATTGCTTTCGCCTGGCCGGCGGGGTGAAAGTTGAAAGTTCGTCCGCATCTGAAAACAGGAGGCACGTGCGGGTTGAAAAGCCGTAAGTGTAATTGGCAAAGTCCACCAAAGTACATGTGACTACTTTAAAACAATTAACTCTGAAATGTATTGACGGTTTGTTTGCCTGCAGGCGAAAAGAAGCCCCGGTATTAGCTTAACTTGGCCAGAGTATACTATCATTGAGTAACGTTATGCTAGTTGTGGTTGAGCTAGCAGTAAAGCATGCTAGTATGTTAGATCGGTTTATTCTGAGGGCACCAGACCGACTTTAACAGATGAGAAGATAAAAGATGTTTGTGGAGCACAACGCTCAGATATAAGTAACTCGAGGGAATACGAGATATATTTCAACCTAAATTAAGGGTCGGgtctgtgtggaggatgaggGGTGCTTTGGTCTAACGACCTGTCATAGCTGTGTCcacatttaaaataactgtCACTGTGGTTTATATCTGTGTGGTGGGGATTGATTAATATTGTTTTACTGTCCTGGGTTTGCGTGCAGTTTCTCTGCGGTCATGTAAACACTGATTTCCATACCCTGTACTCTAGTCCCATCCCTGTAGTTTATCACAGATATATGGGATTAATACTTATTACCACCATCATTAgatagaagaaaaataatagaTTTTTAAAATTATAGTCAAATGCAAGTATTGTGGTAAGACTGAACTTTACCCATCTCTGATGAGAAGTGGGCAGAAGGGGAACCAACTCCATCTCTCGGCCAGTATCTCGGTCTAAGGTGTTTACAGGAGAATTAACCTAAAATGCATACCAGTATTTAGGTCTTCTCATCTTTCCCCCTGTCTTGTCTTCCCTCTCTCCGGCCCTGAATCTTTTCCTCTATCCTTCTTCTGTAGGCAGTAGCACCAGCTGCAGCGATGGCTGCCATTTACTCAGGTATCCACCTGAAACTGAAGAGTCCTCAGACTCTGTGGGAGGACAAGTTAAAGTTGGCACGATTTGCCTGGATCTCCACTCAGTGCCTGCTTCCCAACAAGGAACAGGTAACCGCTGAAGTTGGGTTACAAGATATGTGTGCCTTCATAGAGTGTTAGTGAATAATATGGTACCATGGTGTCTTTTTTGCAAATGTGGATTGTTGTTCATTCCATCATTCATTTTGCAATCTTCTAAGAAAATATCTCATTGTCAGTTCTTGGAtagttgagagaaaaaaagactggTTGTTTGAATGATTTTAATAGTATTTACATGTCAGCAATCTTTATGTTCATGTCTGTCTTGACTCTTTACCTCTGTAGGTGCTGTTGGATTGGTGCACCCATGCTCTGACAGGCTGGTACAATCAGAAGGTGGAGTTTTCTCAGAATGTTTTGGAAGGACTGTGGTGTTACCTGGATGATCTGCTTCACAGCAGGAAGCTCCACACTCTTCTCAAGCAGGGCAAGACCATCAGCCTGAGGCTCAACATGGCACAGGTGTCCTTTGCAacacagatttttaaaattCTTCTTTTGGAGTTCATAAATGATGTTACTAACAGAGCCTTTGTGATTGTCTTCTCCATCATCGCATATTGGAGTAGTGCTTTGGCTGTAGCGCATTCCCATTCTAGAAAGACGATGTGACATTGATACACTAAGCCTTAATTGAAATCTCTCTTGTCTGTTttccctccagctgctgcttgaGCGTCTCCAGGAGTGGGCGTGTGTTGATTCCAAGTCGCCAGTGTGTGCGTCCACCAtactgagtgtgtgtcagggtcttctctcttctcctgcACTCTCATCCGTCTTCACCACCAAGTATGAGCTCATGGTCAATCTCCTGGCTAAGCTCTGCTCTCTGGCCTGCCGGGAGCTCCAGCAGCCGTTACTCACATCCTCACACCAAATGGCTGAATCTGAAGATGAGGTGATGACTGAGAGTCTTAAAACTCAGCCCATTAGCGACTTGGTCCCTTCCCCAGTCGAGCCAATCACTGAAAGTCCTCGAGATCAGCCAGAGCCTGATGCTGATAAACTCCCCACCAAGCCAAAGGAAAACCTGCGGTCCGCTAATTTGTTTGACGTATTGCTTCAGGTGCTAACGTGTTATTTGTCAGTTCAGCGACAACAAGCTAATCCTAACAGAGTCTTTACTATGGTAACCAATCAGCTGATCCAGACGTTAGTACTTCTCAGACACCTGCTCACTTCCGGGGAATTTGCACCTTCTCACACACATCTGCGTGGGCAGCTGTGCAGAGACATCCGCATCAAGATAGACTCCATCCTTCAGTTGGCTCTCTTCCCCTCTGAGCACCTGACCTCTTACAAGGAGGAGCTTCTTCCATCTAAAGAGGATTCAGGGAAACGTGGTCTCGGAGGGGCGAAAGGCCTCTTGAAGCCAGTCAGTGCCATTCTTTCCAAACTAAGCGCTCAGGGCTATTGTGAGCCAGCCCTACACTACAGTGTGAAGTCAAACACGTTATCTCTGCTGTTTAAGTTCTTTCTGGAAAGCTACGgaaaagggagaggagaaagTGAGGAAGCACACAGGATGTTGTGTTTCTATTTCCTCACCAGGTTGGTCCCGATCCTGGACTTGGGCCTTGATGAACAATCTTCCTCACCTGCCAAAGCAGACCAATCAGTGTCTGTGTCCCCTGGGCTTAAGTCTCCCTCAGCCTCCCGCTGTTCCCCAGAGAGCTGGAGCCTGGCTCTGCTGGCTGTGGAGTCCCTGCTGAGCCAGGCTCTGTCTGCTGGTATTTACAATGTAGCAGCAGATAGGATCAGACACGGAGAAGTCCAGCTCAACTTTTACGGAGCCATGGGACAAATGCTCTTCAACCAGGCCCAGtcaaggtaaaaacaaaaacaaaacccactGGTCttgatgtgatgtttttctaaTTCAAATTAATTGAAGTCACAAGTCATGTCTTTTGTGACAACTTGTCCTGTCTTATCTTTCAGCATCCCAGCATGGTACCGCTGTTTAAAGGTGTTGTTGAGTCTTAACCATCTGATCCTTGAACCAGACCTGGACCAGCTGTTATCGTCGGCCTGGGTTAATTCTGAATGCATGGAAGCACGAGTGCAACGGGCCAGACAGGTTCTTGATTCAACCATTACTTACATTGTTTATGTCCCTAAAACAAAAATTTACATGAAACCCTCACCCAGAATGAATTTCTACATGAAAATGGTAGAATGAGTAAAACATTAGTTTTGACTgcaacaaaatgtttgtttcccCAACAGGCTATGGTGTGCAGTCTCCTCCAGACCTACACTAAGCTCCGTCAGCTGCCTCGCCTCTTCTCTGAGCTCTTGTCTGTGATCTGTCAGCCAGCCCTGGACCACCCCCgacctcctctgctgtctgacGGCACCTCTGCCATGCTGAAAACTTGTCTTCTGGACACTCCCCCCTCCCAAGGCCTAGAGATCTGCTCATCAGTGTTGGAGAGCATCAGGAGGTATATACCACCTGAGCTGGTGAAGGAGGAAAGAGGGGCAGAGAAAATGGAGAttgatggaggagaagaggaagggaCGAATAAAGAACTTAACATTGACCAGGAGAGAGATGAAgcatctctgaagctgtcctcCCTCAGCCAACTGCTTCATGTTATTTTGTTCAGTCTGAAGACTCTTGACAACGCCTCTCCTCTTCCCATTGTCAGGAAGAGTCAGGGCATGATGGAGGAGATGCAACAGGTAGTGAAGGAGCTACTGCCTCTGCTGTCAACCGAAAAGAaggctgtaaaaacaaatacaagttCAGTTCAGAGGACCCCAAGGAAAGGCAAAAAGAATTTAGACCAGAAAGAGCCGGAGAAGCTCCCAGAGTCAAAAACAGGAACACTGCGGGAACAGAACACCCAGGAGGCCGCTCTCCTCCTCAAATACACCTTGGTGGAAGTCGACACGCTTTTCCATATCCACTGCACCAAATACACACCTCTAGACTCAGCCCGATCAGGAGTGCAGAGTGAGGCTGAAGGATGTGCACCAGTCCCAACCCTTCTAGAAAGTCTACCACCATCCTGCAGCCCCATGAGCTGTTTGCTGCTCAAACACCTCACTTTACAGCAGATGAAGAAAGTTTTGTTAGATACCCCCTTACCTTCTGAACCCAGCGCTGTCGTACTTCTAAACAAGGCAGCCCAGTTTATTTTAGCGAAATCAGAGTTTGAGGTGAGTCTGGAGGGAGAGCAGGTATGGGACGGGCAGATAGGGAGCGTGAATGCTAGCTCCTACCTTGTAGCACACTGGTATCTTGTCACATCCAATTTGCCTCTGATTGTTCCCTACCTGAGCAAAGAAGATAAGGGACAAGTAGCAGATGCTCTTGTCCGTTCACTCCtcggcagacagacagacaaagatgCAGATCGGCTGCCAGGCTGTCTGACCGTCTCCCTCATATCTTCACAGCTTCTCCAAAGCCCTGTTCTTATCGAGTTGCCTTCTCTGTTCTCTGCCACCATTCATTCCCTCACACAAAGTATCATTGGGGTCCTCAAGGACGCAACAGCACCCACAGTTTGTCCTACACTCCTGAAGTTTCAGGAGAAAGCAAACTCTTCTgagggaaacaaaacaatagtTGAGGATATATTGGCATCCTCAAAGACCGGAGAGGGGGTTGTATCTCTGACTCACGCACAGAGCCAGACATTAGCCAACTTACTCCAAATCTTAACACACCTAAACCCAGATGGGATGAACTCGGAggatctctcctctgttttcctcctcctcctcttcaccctcacCTCCACCACCAGGCAGTCAGAGCAGACAACTGCAAACCCTCCTGAATCTGGAGATGATGCCGTGTTCCTGGCGAGTCTGCTGAGAACTCTGAGTTATCTCCTGGATGGTAGAAACTTTCAAAGTGTTTTGAAACTCATCCATGGTGGCGCTCTGCTGCAAGCTGTAGCATCTTCTCTCCTCTGGCATTGCAACAATGGAAGATTTCGAGCCACACGCAACCCTGATTGGTTGGATTTAATCAAAGCAGTTCAGGCCTTCATCAAGTGCTCAGTCCAGTTGATTATAACCAGAAACAGCAGCGTTCGACTCAACCTGGATCAGTTCGGATCCTATCTTACTAGTAAGGAAATGGCAAGCAGACACATTTTGGGACTCAGTGCAGCAGTAACGTCAGGTAAAGCCGACCCAGGAGCCTCCATTTTGTCTGTTCATCTCCTGCTGGCATTGCTGTCCTCTTTCTGCCAGGCATTGTCTTCTAACCTAGGAAAGAGTGAACAAATGGATCAGACTTTGACGCAGATGCTCACAAGAACGACTGCTTCGCTGGGACCAGCTGTTGAGTCCATAATGAACTCCCAGACTGTTAGTCAGCCAGCCAGCACTCTTGGTCAAGCCTTTGTGGTAGAAGTTGTCACAGTCATGCTGCACTGTGAACTGTCCTCACTCTCAGTTAAGGAAGAGAATAGGCAAAAGGATACCAAGCTGAGTCAAATGAGCCTCTATCAGGGCTTCTGCCAGCAGATCCTCAAAGAAATCAGTTCTGCCCACAGACCCATGGACTTCCTGGTTTCCTCTCTCCAGTTCTTGTCTGCTTTCTACACAGCAgtgaggaagatggaggagcaAGGAGAAGAGAAGACGGGAGGAAAGGATTTGGATGAGCTGTATATGAGAATACTGCAGACTGTTCACAGACTGCTGACAGGTACAtagacacattaaaacaaacatatgaTTCACCATCAGTCAGTGTAGATTTTTCGTTAATTACCCCTGAATATTGCACATATCCACAAGTTTACAACTGATTGTTGTAACGTCATTCCACACCAGCTCTTCCATACAAATTAAGCAAACATAAGGCTCAACATATAGCACTTAATTTATAGTATTGGTCCTCAGTTTTgctttatactgtatattgacATATGTCTATAATATTCTGGGCAAATTTTAGAAACTTGTCTTAATTGGATGTATTCAGCTCTCACTGCAAGTAAAACCCGCAATTAATAACATAGAATGAAATCATTACTTCTCTGACAGTGTTTAAACAAAACTAAACATTATTATCTTTATCCTGAATGTCACAATTTCTCTTTGCTTTCAGCTTCTTGGCTGTCTTCGAATGACATCTGTGAGCTGGAGCCCgcggtggaggagctgctgcgcCACCTGGTGGAGAAAAGCACGACAGGCCAgttcaacctgctgctgctgctgatcagaGAAGGACTGGACACCGGCCAGCTGAGGGCAGGAAACTACAAGGTAAGATCTTCATCAGTCAACTCTTTCATGTGTAAAGATCCCAGAAACTGTTGACATTTTCCCTGATTTAATCTCTTTTCAGAGATGTTATTCCAGTATTTTATATGAAAACTGTATTTGCTGTGACATTAAATATCTAGCAAATTAACTGTCTTCTCACTCTTCTCCTTTACTGTTCTCCAGGAGGTGCTAGCTGCAGTAATTATCATAAAGCTGCTGTCCAGTTGTCAGTTACCTGAGTCCTGCTCTAAAGCCCTGTGGCTCTTTGCACCACAGATTATATCTGCTATGGTggtgaggaaaacacacacacacacacactcacacacacacagagtcatatGCAGGAAACCAATACAAAAATCAGCTTTATTGTGCAGATGAAAATAAATTCTTATGCAAGAATTCTCAGTATAGCTGCACAGACACGGCAAGACAAGCAGGGAACAGTAACATGTTGAGAATGATTTACAGTAAGTTCTCTGGCCCCACATCAGTAATAGTTTAGCAACAGTGTGCTGGAAAAGTACATGTGACAGCCACCTTAAGTGACTCAGCAGCGAAACGACaatcactgtctgtctgtttccgGTGGAATGCTTGTTCAGTGTCACATCAACTGAAGCTCGTTTGGCCGATGTGTTTCCCGTCAGGCCTGTTGGGTGGAGCAGACAGACGACACAGCAATCTGTTtaaccacacacatacacacacacacgtttctaCTTTAATATTCTAAACATGCCGTTCTGGCTCTTTGACCCGCACTCATTATGCCCATATGTCCTTCATCTGTCTCATCTGTTGTTTGTATACTTTGTCTAGCCTCCTCTCGCCCACTTAAAAGTCTTAATCGTCTGAAttcaaaggaacagttcacccaaaaataaaaattcagtcattatctagtcacccccatgctgatggaaggtCAACTTTCAtattccacaaaacatttaatgaatttcacagcaaaacagagtagCCATATTTATGTAAATAGCTGAAGTAGAtaaggacttgttttaaaatgtggaaaacaACCCTGAAATGGCTTGAATCAGCTCTTATGCTGTATCCATTAATGATGGCTAAATTCCAATTTAGCATTTTTATATTGTGCTGCTGGCTCACAGTGGCACAATCATGACTTTCACTTGAGTGAACTCTTGAAAAGAAAAGCGCCATCTTTAATGTTTAATCTCTAACTCACTTTGCGTATCTTTCTGTGTCACAGTTCTTAGTGAGATCGTCCAGTCAGGACATCTCGCTGACGCTTCCCTTCACTGTTCCTACAGTGATGTCAATGTCATCACTGGTGCGCCATGGAGAGGGACTCATCACCAACCCTCATCATGTGATCTTGGTCCTTGGAGCGCTCCAGTCAGTGCCCCTCGAACACTTGACCCCACCGATCTATCAATCGACTTTCCTGGCTGTTCATGAGGCATTGTTTGCCATCATCCAGTGTCATCCTCAGGtacgaagaagaagagaaacatccGCACCTTTATTACTGTTTACCATCATTTAGATCATTTGTTAAGgaattaaatctaaatgtattaTTCGGTGCACCTTAATTAATTGTTGGTGCACCTGAATAAGAAAATTAGGCCCCTAGCGCAAGAAATGTAAAAGGTAAGGGTTAAGAGTCGGCTGTGTCATATTGATTTTATTATATGATACCATGTCCAACCCATTTATAATATTGAGGTTagacaaaacagcagaaacatctTCCTCTGTAATACAGTCCATCAACCAAACGTAACCTTTCTGTATTAAAGATCAATAGAAGACATTTTATCatggagttttaaaaaaatgttgtcagcATTTCTGTATAACATAATACTGACCTTATCAGGTCTTCAGCAATTAAGCAGGTTTTGTAACACAGATGCAAACACTTGTGGACCCAAACCTACGCACTTGTGTATAAAGGTTATTACAGGTCAAGGCTGCTGGTTTGAATCCATGATTTTGAAGAAAATGCGGTCTGTGACTGAGCCACAGGATGCCTCGGGGAATGTTGCTTAAAACAAAGGATATTGCAGCTCACTAGAGTCATGCTGCAGCTGCACGAAAACCACAAAACATCCAAATTTCCAGCTTATGCTGGAGTTGCATGCGTTGCGCCCAGAGTGtcagaaaagaacaacattttcCCATACAGAAAGACGCTTAACTAGAAGTGTAAAACTTTTAAATCCACATTCCAGCCCACACAAAGCCTTTTGTTTGGTTCACCAGCTCATATTATAACCGTgttaatgtgataatttttttgtttctttctttttgaaatGTTGACAGATTTTCGGTATGTTACAGTGACATAGTATGATTGAAACTGGGAAGCTGCATTGAATGAAACCGGGAAAGAACCAGTTAACTGATGTCAGATGTTTGCGAGGACAAAACACAGCAGTAAAGCAGAGCAGAAGAGAGGGAGTGGGGGGAGGCGAGGAAGGAAATGAGAGTACATTTatagaggagggaagagaggagaataaaaaataagaagTGATGAAGAGCTAAGAGAAGAAGCAGTGGATGGAGAACAAAAGGCAGAGAGGTGATTTGAATGCGATGCACGAGGGAGGTTTCAGGACAAAGCAGAAAAAGGGGGAGTGAGCTGGAGAAAGGAGGTGTGataggacagaggagggaggtaGAGAGGAGAGGTAGGGGAGCTGGCAAGCAGTGAAGGTTGGCATGGAGCAGGTTTAAGAAGATGGAAACCATTACTGAGCCCGAACCAGGGCTGGTGACATCACCTCCTCGTTtagattctctctctcttcatcctccctcaGTCCACCGTAGGCCTTCAATGGAgaacaaagagggagaggaggaggagggaggtatGAACAGAAATGCAAACATAGGTCTTGTGGGAATCCAACTCTTATGTTCAGTTATTTTTTGGACTGTTTATGGCTACTCTGTCATGACTCAAGCAGTGACAATGAGGAGGTAGATGCATAATGTAGGACTGTTTTGGGCCAATTTAAAAAGGTTTCCTTCGTACAACTTCTAACTACCTAAAATTTTTAATTCCCCATTTTTCTACATATTTCCTTGTAATTTAACCTACATATTTAGTATTTCTTTATATGAGGGTGTGGACCACTGTTTCTCCACTCGAGTTACAGCATTTGGAAAGATGGAGCCACCAGGACACCTGGCAGAGCAGGATTCATGTGAAAGCTATTAGAGCTGTGAACGGGCAGTCAGTCACTATGAAGTCATTTGGTTAAATGTACCAACCCTCCATATAACTGAATATCCTAACCTGACAGATGtttgaatgtataaataatttttTGACCGTATACCTGCTTGTGTGTTCAGGTGATGTTGAACGCTGCTCCGTCATTCTTAAATGTCTTTCATCGTCTGGTGGCATCAATCATGCAGGAGGGTCGGCAGAGAGGAGACGTCGGTGTCACAGGTAACGCGTCAGACACCGTCTCAGACAAAGAGACTTGTTATATGATGTGAATTAATTTGGGTAAACACATTTTGATTTGGAGAgaaacatttagattttgtttGTGTAAATACAGAGCTGGCAGTTGAGTTAAGTTCATCTGATATCCCGTAactgtttttcataaaattgtaaATAGATAACATGAActgaaaccaaaaacaaactttaGACTTTTGCTTTGCAAAGCCCAGTTATTATGGTTTTTCATTCTTGCAAAGCAGTGttccttttgtattttttcagtaatgacTTATTGATCACAAAGTAAAGACTCCAAGACTTTCCATTTCATGGAATGTCTTTGGATCCAAAGAgcaccttttttcttttaccttcaTTTGTGAAGCAGTGCCCCTAAGTCAATCTGCCATTTGTTCTTTTTATAAATTAGATGCACAGTTTGATCCAGGTTTGGCTTGTGGTTTGGCACCCTTCTTTCCTTAAAAAATGACGAGACAGCACATCAGGAACATATTCAACTCTGTAAATTCAATTTCATAAACTTGAAAGTCAGGTTGAGGCTGTATTAAAAGCTTAAAGAGGAATATGGTTCTTTCTACCGGTTTCCGGCTACTGGAAATTACTGGACGAATTGGTAAGCACTTGGTGTCATGCCCAGGCACACACAGTTGGCAGCGTCTTGTAATTACTCATCAGTAGTAACTTTCCGTAAATGTTAAGACAGGgaacattcacacattttacaGTCCAAATCCACTGTAAACTGCAGACATCTGCTGCAGAAGTCTCAACTTAGCCAACACAGAAATGATTACTGACAAGCCAACAAGTTGTAAGATCATCTGTCATTTTCAATGTGTTGCTTTATTTCTGGACATGCATCCTATTCTATGTTCCTTTAATAACCTAATTTCTCTTGACCTCCATGTTGATTTATGACCAACTAGTTAAATTAAAGTATAACAAGTCTGTCACATGTCAACAGGTTAATGAACTAAcatcagtctgttttttttaaaggtgcagacGGTGATGTTTATCTCCAGTGCTCCAGGCTGATAGAGAGGATGTACTCTCACATCGCTGCCACAGCCGAGAGCTTCACCACGCTGTCGGCCTTCATGGTGGCTCAGTACgtcacagagctgcagaagGTACAACCACTCATACAGTCATAGTAACATACAGTCAACACGGTCATCTGTAGCCATCTGCCATCCCGAGCGAGTCTCCACAGCTGTGTGAATGAGGCGGCGGGATCTCAGCTGATCCTTTGATCCAGCCTAGTTTGCTTGGTAGTGCGTGTTGAGCTGGCAAGATTTGGGCGAGCAGAGTGACGGAGACGCTGACGCTCAGAAGCAGCGATGGGAACTATTTCCATTGGCCAGATTTTGAATGTTCACAAATCTGAGTGAACGGGTCCAGGATTACTGTAACTCCAGTGTGCTGGTATGGAGCTTTAGGCTGGATGTTCCCTCGGAGCTGTGAGTCATGTCTGGTTTGTGAACGcggctcctctctgctgccaccACACTGTATTTAACATGACGCCAGTCTTACTCAGCGGTTTCCAGCAGAGTCACACATAGAGAGGAAGATGTTGAGCGCCCATCCAGACAGAcatgcaggcagacaggcagacagaccagacaggcagacagaaatgGGGAGAAATCAGGTGTTTG from the Sparus aurata chromosome 4, fSpaAur1.1, whole genome shotgun sequence genome contains:
- the urb2 gene encoding unhealthy ribosome biogenesis protein 2 homolog yields the protein MAAIYSGIHLKLKSPQTLWEDKLKLARFAWISTQCLLPNKEQVLLDWCTHALTGWYNQKVEFSQNVLEGLWCYLDDLLHSRKLHTLLKQGKTISLRLNMAQLLLERLQEWACVDSKSPVCASTILSVCQGLLSSPALSSVFTTKYELMVNLLAKLCSLACRELQQPLLTSSHQMAESEDEVMTESLKTQPISDLVPSPVEPITESPRDQPEPDADKLPTKPKENLRSANLFDVLLQVLTCYLSVQRQQANPNRVFTMVTNQLIQTLVLLRHLLTSGEFAPSHTHLRGQLCRDIRIKIDSILQLALFPSEHLTSYKEELLPSKEDSGKRGLGGAKGLLKPVSAILSKLSAQGYCEPALHYSVKSNTLSLLFKFFLESYGKGRGESEEAHRMLCFYFLTRLVPILDLGLDEQSSSPAKADQSVSVSPGLKSPSASRCSPESWSLALLAVESLLSQALSAGIYNVAADRIRHGEVQLNFYGAMGQMLFNQAQSSIPAWYRCLKVLLSLNHLILEPDLDQLLSSAWVNSECMEARVQRARQAMVCSLLQTYTKLRQLPRLFSELLSVICQPALDHPRPPLLSDGTSAMLKTCLLDTPPSQGLEICSSVLESIRRYIPPELVKEERGAEKMEIDGGEEEGTNKELNIDQERDEASLKLSSLSQLLHVILFSLKTLDNASPLPIVRKSQGMMEEMQQVVKELLPLLSTEKKAVKTNTSSVQRTPRKGKKNLDQKEPEKLPESKTGTLREQNTQEAALLLKYTLVEVDTLFHIHCTKYTPLDSARSGVQSEAEGCAPVPTLLESLPPSCSPMSCLLLKHLTLQQMKKVLLDTPLPSEPSAVVLLNKAAQFILAKSEFEVSLEGEQVWDGQIGSVNASSYLVAHWYLVTSNLPLIVPYLSKEDKGQVADALVRSLLGRQTDKDADRLPGCLTVSLISSQLLQSPVLIELPSLFSATIHSLTQSIIGVLKDATAPTVCPTLLKFQEKANSSEGNKTIVEDILASSKTGEGVVSLTHAQSQTLANLLQILTHLNPDGMNSEDLSSVFLLLLFTLTSTTRQSEQTTANPPESGDDAVFLASLLRTLSYLLDGRNFQSVLKLIHGGALLQAVASSLLWHCNNGRFRATRNPDWLDLIKAVQAFIKCSVQLIITRNSSVRLNLDQFGSYLTSKEMASRHILGLSAAVTSGKADPGASILSVHLLLALLSSFCQALSSNLGKSEQMDQTLTQMLTRTTASLGPAVESIMNSQTVSQPASTLGQAFVVEVVTVMLHCELSSLSVKEENRQKDTKLSQMSLYQGFCQQILKEISSAHRPMDFLVSSLQFLSAFYTAVRKMEEQGEEKTGGKDLDELYMRILQTVHRLLTASWLSSNDICELEPAVEELLRHLVEKSTTGQFNLLLLLIREGLDTGQLRAGNYKEVLAAVIIIKLLSSCQLPESCSKALWLFAPQIISAMVFLVRSSSQDISLTLPFTVPTVMSMSSLVRHGEGLITNPHHVILVLGALQSVPLEHLTPPIYQSTFLAVHEALFAIIQCHPQVMLNAAPSFLNVFHRLVASIMQEGRQRGDVGVTGADGDVYLQCSRLIERMYSHIAATAESFTTLSAFMVAQYVTELQKVTLRPDIKLHLTEGIYRILDLCMEQDTKFLTAGLQMGVREVFNELYGSYTHYHKAQRQGEDKYTV